The Triticum aestivum cultivar Chinese Spring chromosome 7B, IWGSC CS RefSeq v2.1, whole genome shotgun sequence genome window below encodes:
- the LOC123157446 gene encoding uncharacterized protein: MASRLLAAASSSSSSSSSSPLARLISSRRMAGAADHHGSTKVNMWQEPLNPGNWKEEHFVLTSLAMWGAIIYGGLKAFGGKKEVKTEAGSAPAAAPAH, from the exons ATGGCGTCTCGTCTGCttgcggcggcctcctcctcctcctcctcctcgtcttcctcccccCTCGCTCGCCTCATCTCCAGCCGCCGTATGGCCGGCGCCGCAG ATCACCACGGATCGACAAAGGTGAACATGTGGCAGGAGCCCTTGAACCCCGGCAACTGGAAGGAAGAGCAC TTTGTGCTAACCAGCTTAGCGATGTGGGGCGCTATTATATATGGTGGATTGAAGGCGTTTGGCGGGAAAAAAGAAGTGAAAACCGAG GCGGGGTCAGCGCCAGCAGCAGCACCGGCACATTAA